In the genome of Burkholderia diffusa, one region contains:
- a CDS encoding metallophosphoesterase family protein: protein MRRLLSRARLVRCAPLVALAALSACSNHIDTPADPASAAINVQAAWVEIGDANQAVARVVTNYSPASASDPVCPQLSVDGKLSRMTLRAGAATVAQRPTASAPADSKPSSFPVSVCEATLPTDARTASVAGRALPLPKAQPQRIAIIADTGCRMKKADNAWQACNDATVWPFDTIAASVAKLSPDLVLHVGDYHYRENACPPDIAGCKDSPWGYGWDTWQADLFRPAAPLFAKAPWIVVRGNHEECARAGQGWYRFLDPRPYSAARSCDDPANDDDANYSDPYAVSLGGGTQVIVFDTAKVGRNPLKTTDAQFRIYQKQFQTVASLASKAGISTTIFTNHHPILAFAPIAGSTPAPGNLALQSVMASLNAQAYYPPGVNVALHGHVHDFQAINFSSGHPATIVSGNGGDNLDVALPDPFPAGLTPAPGAVIERLSHNNSFGFLIMERRAAPATGWVFHAYSAAGKLLASCDQSGNTLACDKTGFIAP from the coding sequence ATGCGACGACTCCTCTCCCGCGCGCGGCTCGTGCGCTGCGCTCCGCTTGTTGCTCTCGCGGCGCTGTCCGCGTGTTCGAATCACATCGATACGCCCGCCGACCCGGCCAGTGCCGCGATCAACGTTCAGGCCGCGTGGGTCGAGATCGGCGATGCGAACCAGGCGGTCGCGCGCGTGGTCACGAACTACAGCCCCGCGTCCGCGAGCGATCCGGTGTGTCCGCAACTGTCCGTCGACGGCAAGCTGTCGCGCATGACGCTGCGCGCCGGCGCCGCGACCGTCGCGCAACGGCCGACGGCGAGCGCCCCGGCCGACTCGAAACCGTCGAGCTTCCCGGTGTCGGTCTGCGAAGCGACGCTGCCGACCGATGCCCGGACGGCGAGCGTCGCGGGCCGCGCGCTGCCGCTGCCGAAAGCGCAGCCGCAGCGCATCGCGATCATCGCCGACACCGGCTGCCGGATGAAGAAGGCCGACAACGCATGGCAGGCATGCAACGACGCGACGGTCTGGCCGTTCGACACGATCGCGGCGAGCGTCGCGAAGCTGTCGCCGGACCTCGTGCTGCACGTCGGCGACTATCACTACCGCGAAAACGCGTGCCCGCCCGACATCGCCGGCTGCAAGGACAGCCCGTGGGGCTACGGCTGGGATACGTGGCAGGCCGACCTGTTCCGCCCCGCCGCACCGCTGTTCGCGAAGGCGCCGTGGATCGTCGTGCGCGGCAACCACGAGGAATGCGCGCGGGCCGGCCAGGGCTGGTACCGCTTCCTCGATCCGCGCCCGTATTCGGCGGCCCGTTCGTGCGACGATCCGGCCAACGACGACGACGCGAACTATTCGGATCCCTATGCGGTATCGCTCGGCGGCGGCACGCAGGTGATCGTGTTCGACACTGCGAAGGTCGGACGCAATCCGCTGAAGACAACCGACGCGCAGTTCCGCATCTATCAGAAGCAGTTTCAGACGGTCGCGTCGCTTGCGTCGAAAGCCGGCATCTCGACGACGATCTTCACGAACCACCACCCGATCCTCGCGTTCGCGCCGATCGCCGGCAGCACGCCCGCGCCGGGAAACCTGGCGCTGCAGTCGGTGATGGCGAGCCTGAACGCGCAGGCGTACTACCCGCCCGGCGTCAACGTCGCGCTGCACGGGCACGTGCACGACTTCCAGGCGATCAACTTCTCGTCCGGGCATCCGGCGACGATCGTGTCCGGCAACGGCGGCGACAACCTCGACGTCGCACTGCCCGATCCGTTCCCGGCCGGTCTGACACCCGCGCCGGGCGCCGTGATCGAACGGCTATCGCACAACAACAGCTTTGGTTTCCTGATCATGGAGCGGCGCGCGGCACCGGCGACGGGCTGGGTGTTCCATGCATATTCGGCGGCCGGCAAGCTGCTCGCGTCGTGCGACCAGTCGGGCAACACGCTCGCATGCGACAAGACGGGGTTCATCGCACCGTGA
- a CDS encoding class I SAM-dependent methyltransferase, protein MEGNRANEAQSALWNGPSGLAWVDAQRSLDRMFEPFEALLANGAVAASASSVLDVGCGTGAVTLAIARRLGAHAHCTGLDISAQMIAAAQARAEREGVDADFVHADAQTHAFAPDRFDLIVSRFGVMFFDDPVQAFANLRHAARPNAQLRFVAWRDAADNPFMTTAERVAAPLLPALPVRQPGAPGQFAFGDRRRIASVLSDSGWADIAIEAIDIACALPVPALDDYIARLGPVGLALRQVDDATRRRVVDTVRAAFERYVQGANLCFEAACWLVTARAPSA, encoded by the coding sequence ATGGAAGGAAACCGGGCAAACGAAGCGCAGTCTGCGCTATGGAACGGCCCGTCTGGACTGGCATGGGTCGACGCGCAGCGCTCACTCGACCGGATGTTCGAGCCGTTCGAGGCATTGCTAGCGAATGGGGCGGTAGCGGCGTCCGCGAGCAGCGTGCTCGACGTCGGCTGCGGCACCGGCGCGGTGACGCTCGCGATCGCGCGCCGGCTTGGCGCGCACGCGCACTGCACGGGCCTGGATATTTCGGCGCAAATGATTGCCGCGGCGCAGGCGCGCGCCGAACGCGAGGGCGTTGACGCCGACTTCGTGCATGCCGATGCGCAGACGCATGCGTTCGCGCCGGACCGGTTCGACCTGATCGTGTCGCGCTTCGGCGTGATGTTCTTCGACGATCCGGTGCAGGCCTTCGCGAACCTGCGGCACGCGGCACGCCCGAACGCGCAATTGCGATTCGTCGCATGGCGCGACGCCGCCGACAATCCGTTCATGACGACCGCCGAGCGCGTCGCGGCGCCATTGCTGCCGGCCCTGCCGGTGCGGCAGCCGGGAGCGCCGGGACAATTCGCGTTCGGCGACCGGCGCCGGATCGCGTCGGTATTGTCGGACAGCGGCTGGGCCGACATTGCGATCGAGGCGATCGATATCGCGTGCGCATTGCCGGTACCCGCACTGGACGACTACATCGCGCGGTTGGGGCCGGTCGGGCTCGCGCTTCGCCAGGTGGACGACGCGACGCGCCGGCGGGTGGTCGATACGGTTCGCGCTGCGTTCGAGCGCTACGTGCAGGGCGCGAACCTGTGCTTCGAAGCGGCATGCTGGCTCGTCACCGCGCGGGCGCCGTCTGCCTGA